In Dermatophagoides farinae isolate YC_2012a chromosome 9, ASM2471394v1, whole genome shotgun sequence, a genomic segment contains:
- the LOC124497888 gene encoding pyrroline-5-carboxylate reductase 3, protein MDTKDLRIIFIGAGNIAQSMAKGLLNCSYVKCEQILAYAPSDRNLKTFQNFGCHTTQNLHQIFFDSQSSDVHYLLFICVKPNIGKDFGFWSSLKDKVQPNQWDKIFIVSVMAGVSLQTIENYLSPSLKHNLARIMPNTAMAINAGTIGLYWKPWNLTQKLWSEKLPELLNKLGKCQQVDNEEQIHSIIGVAGSGIAFIYTVIQAMCDGGVSVGLSRQMSRELVTQTVMGAAKMVTETGMNPIELRDHVCSPAGTTIAGVEMLEQGGINATIINAVKKSTERSRELSK, encoded by the exons atggacaccAAAGATTTACGTATCATATTCATTGGTGCCGGTAATATTGCACAATCAATGGCAAAAGGATTATTAAATTGTTCATATGTAAAATGCGAACAAATTCTTGCATATGCACCAAGTGATCGtaatttgaaaacatttcag aatTTTGGCTGCCATACAACACAGAATTtgcatcaaatattttttgattcgcAATCATCAGATGTTCactatttgttgtttatttgtgtAAAACCAAATATTGGAAAAGATTTTGGATTCTGGTCATCGTTGAAGGATAAAGTTCAACCAAATCAATgggataaaatttttatcgttTCTGTTATGGCTGGTGTATCATTGCAAacgattgaaaattatctttCACCATCGTTGAAACATAATTTAGCAAGAATCATGCCTAACACAGCAATGGCAATCAATGCCGGCACAATTGGTCTTTATTGGAAACCATGGAATCTTACGCAGAAATTATGGTCCGAAAAGTTGCctgaattattgaataaattagGCAAATGTCAGCAGGTGGATAATGAAGAACAAATACATTCAATTATTGGTGTTGCTGGCAGTGGCATTGCATTTATCTATACCGTAATACAAGCAATGTGTGATGGCGGTGTTTCCGTTGGTTTATCTCGACAAATGTCTCGTGAATTAGTTACACAAACTGTTATg GGTGCAGCAAAAATGGTCACTGAAACTGGCATGAATCCAATTGAATTACGTGATCATGTTTGTTCACCAGCCGGTACTACGATTGCTGGTGTTGAAATGTTGGAACAAGGTGGCATCAATGCAACAATTATCAATGCTGttaaaaaatcaacagaACGAAGCCGAGAATTgtctaaataa
- the LOC124497876 gene encoding LOW QUALITY PROTEIN: DNA-directed RNA polymerase II subunit RPB1 (The sequence of the model RefSeq protein was modified relative to this genomic sequence to represent the inferred CDS: deleted 1 base in 1 codon), with the protein MSNIVTSDSKAPVREVRRVQFGIFSPDEIRRMSVTDGGIQYAEIYENGRPKIGGLMDPRQGVVDRTSRCQTCAGNMVECPGHFGHLELAKPVFHIGFLNKTIKILRCVCFYCSKMLISPTNSKIKEIVAETKGNPRKRLAHVYDLCKGKNICEGTDDMDLNKENTDFNEADQQLALKKKVNLHGGCGRYQPQIKREGLDLYAEWKHLNEDSHEKKIALTAERVHQIFKDISDEEISILGMDPKYARPSWMMVTVLPVPPLCVRPAVVMFGSARNQDDLTHKLADIVKTNNELIKNEQNGAATHIIAENVKMLQFHVATFVDNEIPGIPRAQQKSGRPLKSIKQRLKAKEGRIRGNLMGKRVDFSARTVITPDPNLRIDEVGVPRSIAQNLTFPEIVTPFNIDQLKELVCKGNNQYPGAKYIIRDNGERIDLRFHPRPSDLHLEFGYKVERHIRNGDVIVFNRQPTLHKMSMMGHKIRVLPWSTFRFNLSVTTPYNADFDGDEMNLHVPQSLETRAEIEQLAMVPRNIITPQSNKPVMGIVQDTLTAVRKMTKRDVFLTQDQMMNLLMFLPTWDGKLPMPCILKPIPLWTGKQLFSLIIPGHVSLIRNHSTHPDDEDEGPYKWISPGDTKVLIENGELLSGIVCAKTVGKSAGNLMHVVFLEMGHETCGLFYWHIQTVINNWLLYEGHSIGIGDTFADPQTYRDIQETIKKAKQDVIEVIEKAHNDELEPTPGNTLRQTFENQVNRILNDARDKTGASAQKSLSEFNNFKAMVVAGSKGSKINISQVIACVGQQNVEGKRIPFGFRKRTLPHFIKDDYGPESRGFVENSYLAGLTPSEFFFHSMGGREGLIDTAVKTAETGYIQRRLIKAMESVMVTYDATVRNSNGQVIQLRYGEDGLDGSHVEFQNLPTLKPNDRQFRERFRFDATNEKYLRKTFTEDVVKDLLGNPRSLSELEQEFERLQKDRDTLRGLFPTGDSKVVLPCNINRMIWNAQKIFHVNKRVATDLSPLKVLTGVENLVNKLTIVPGEDPLSIKANQNATLLFRCLLRSTLCTKKITEQDRLSSEAFDWLLGEIDSKFHQAQVQPGEMVGALAAQSLGEPATQMTLNTFHYAGVSAKNVTLGVPRLKEIINISKKPKTPSLTVFLTGAAARDAEKAKDVLCRLEHTTLRKVTANTAIFYDPDPLNTVIHEDQEFVNVYYEMPDFDTSRISPWLLRIELDRKRMTDKKLTMEQIAEKINAGFGEDLNCIFNDDNAEKLVLRIRIMNPEEKSSAEEEEQIDKMEDDVFLRCIESSLLSDITLQGIESIAKVYMHLPTTDNKKRIIITETGDYKSIAEWLLETDGTSLMRVLSERDVDPTRTYSNDICEIFSTLGIEAVRKAVEKEMNHVISFDGSYVNYRHLALLCDVMTAKGHLMAITRHGINRQDVGALMRCSFEETVDVLIDAAMHAEIDYLKGVSENIIVGQLARIGTGSFGLLLDPEKCKLGIEIPTNLHGLGTGLFYGMDSPSMTGSGMSPQMTPYGVSTPAYALPWASGGSGVGVGLGMTPAAAGFSPSAASDAGFSPGYSPSWSPSGLGSPGSPSSPYLPSPSGPLSPSYSPASPNYMPMSPHIGVASPSYSPTSPSYSPTSPSYSPTSPSYSPTSPSYSPTSPSYSPTSPNYSPSSPSYSPTSPSYSPTSPSYSPTSPSYSPTSPSYSPTSPSYSPTSPSYSPSPSYSPTSPSYSPTSPSYSPTSPSYSPTSPSYSPSSPNYSPSSPSYSPSYTSPYAPSSPKYSPGAASSYSPSSPSYQPSFSPRYSSLSPKYSPSSPSYAPSSPQSYSPGASSGYSPSSPPYGRSGPDSGIVGGGTGSSSVYSPASPTYSGVGSNGRPIGSVGAAGTSTGYSPTSPTRNYSPTSPTYSPHESSYSPTSPTSYSPTSPSTYSPTSPNYDE; encoded by the exons atgtcaaacatAGTGACCAGTGATTCAAAAGCACCTGTGCGTGAGGTACGTCGTGTACAATTTGGTATATTTTCGCCGGATGAAATACGTCGTATGTCAGTCACCGATGGTGGTATCCAATATGCTGAAATCTATGAAAATGGCCGACCGAAAATCGGTGGCTTGATGGATCCACGACAAGGTGTTGTCGATCG AACATCACGTTGTCAAACATGTGCCGGAAACATGGTTGAATGTCCAGGACATTTTGGACATTTAGAATTGGCTAAACCAGTGTTTCATATTGGTTTCttgaataaaacaataaaaatccttcgttgtgtttgtttttattgttccaAGATGCTAATATCACCAACAAATTCTAAAATAAAAGAGATTGTTGCCGAAACCAAAGGAAATCCACGTAAACGTCTGGCACATGTTTATGATCTGTgtaaaggaaaaaatatcTGCGAAGGAACTGATGATATGGatttgaataaagaaaacaCCGATTTTAATGAAGCCGATCAGCAACTAgcattgaagaaaaaagtaaatCTACATGGTGGTTGTGGCCGCTATCAACCACAAATCAAACGTGAAGGTTTGGATCTTTACGCTGAATGgaaacatttgaatgaagattcacatgagaaaaaaatcgcaTTGACCGCCGAGCGTGTACATCAGATTTTCAAAGATATCTCGGACGAAGAAATCTCCATACTGGGTATGGATCCAAAATATGCACGACCTAGTTGGATGATGGTGACCGTATTACCAGTGCCACCATTATGTGTTCGGCCAGCTGTAGTGATGTTTGGATCGGCACGTAATCAAGATGATTTGACACATAAATTAGCCGATATTGTCAAgacaaataatgaattgattaaaaatgaacaaaacggAGCAGCCACACATATTATAGCggaaaatgtgaaaatgttACAATTTCATGTGGCCAcgtttgttgataatgaaatacCGGGCATTCCACGTGCACAGCAAAAATCTGGACGCCCATTGAAATCTATCAAACAACGATTGAAAGCAAAAGAAGGACGTATTCGTGGCAATCTTATGGGTAAACGTGTTGATTTCTCCGCACGTACCGTTATTACACCGGATCCGAATCTTCGTATCGATGAAGTCGGTGTACCGCGTTCAATTGCTCAGAATCTAACATTTCCCGAGATTGTCACACCATTTAATATTG atcaATTAAAAGAACTCGTATGCAAAggtaataatcaatatccTGGAGCAAAATATATTATACGTGATAATGGTGAACGTATCGATTTGAGATTTCATCCACGACCATCAGATCTACATCTAGAATTTGGTTATAAAGTTGAACGTCATATTCGTAATGGTGATGTGATTGTATTTAATCGACAACCAACATTACATAAAATGAGTATGATGGGACATAAAATACGTGTATTACCATGGTCAACATTTCGTTTCAATCTATCGGTTACGACCCCATATAATGCTGattttgatggtgatgaaatgaatctaCATGTACCACAATCGTTGGAAACACGTGCTGAAATCGAACAATTAGCAATGGTGCCAAGAAATATTATAACACCACAATCAAATAAACCTGTCATGGGTATCGTCCAAGACACATTGACAGCTGTACGTAAAATGACTAAACGTGATGTATTCCTCACACaagatcaaatgatgaatttattgatgtTTCTGCCAACATGGGATGGTAAATTACCGATGCCTTGTATATTGAAACCAATACCATTGTGGACTGGGAAACAACTTTTCTCCCTAATCATACCAGGACATGTTTCTTTGATACGTAATCATTCCACACACCctgatgatgaagacgaAGGCCCCTACAAATGGATATCACCTGGTGATACAAAagttttgattgaaaatggtgaACTTTTATCCGGAATTGTTTGTGCCAAAACTGTCGGCAAATCAGCTGGAAATCTGATGCATGTTGTGTTTCTAGAAATGGGACATGAAACATGTGGTTTGTTTTATTGGCATATACAAACCGTAATTAATAATTGGCTGCTATATGAAGGCCACTCGATTGGTATTGGTGATACATTTGCTGATCCACAAACATATCGTGACATTCaagaaacaatcaaaaaagcTAAACAAGATGTGATTGAGGTGATTGAAAAAgcacataatgatgaattggaaCCAACACCCGGTAATACATTGAGGCAAACATTCGAGAATCAAGTAAATCGTATATTGAATGATGCTCGTGATAAGACTGGAGCGTCGGCTCAAAAATCATTGTCAGAATTTAATAACTTCAAAGCTATGGTCGTAGCTGGATCGAAAGGTTCGAAAATTAATATATCACAAGTTATTGCCTGTGTAGGTCAACAGAATGTGGAAGGCAAACGTATACCATTCGGTTTTCGTAAACGTACCTTACCGCATTTCATTAAAGATGATTATGGTCCAGAATCACGTGGTTTTGTGGAGAATTCCTATTTGGCCGGTTTAACACCATcggaatttttctttcattcaatggGTGGTCGTGAAG GTTTGATTGATACGGCTGTAAAAACTGCAGAAACTGGCTATATTCAACGACGATTAATTAAAGCCATGGAATCTGTAATGGTCACCTATGATGCAACGGTTCGTAATTCAAACGGTCAAGTGATTCAATTACGTTATGGTGAAGATGGTTTGGATGGTTCACatgttgaatttcaaaacCTTCCTACATTGAAACCGAATGATCGACAGTTTCGGGAACGTTTTCGTTTCGATgcaacgaatgaaaaatatttacgAAAAACTTTCACTGAAGATGTTGTAAAAGACTTACTTGGTAATCCACGTTCATTATCAGAATTGGAACAAGAATTTGAACGTTTACAAAAAGATCGTGATACATTACGTGGATTATTCCCTACGGGTGATTCAAAAGTCGTTCTGCCTTGTAATATAAATCGTATGATTTGGAATGCACAGAAAATATTTCATGTCAATAAACGAGTGGCTACGGATCTCTCACCATTAAAAGTATTGACCGGTGTTGAAAACCTAGTGAACAAATTGACCATTGTACCTGGGGAAGATCCATTGTCGATAAAAGCAAATCAAAATGCAACACTTTTATTTCGTTGTCTATTAAGATCAACATTGtgtacgaaaaaaattaccgaaCAAGATCGATTGAGTTCTGAAGCC TTCGATTGGTTATTGGGtgaaattgattcgaaattTCATCAAGCACAAGTGCAACCAGGTGAAATGGTCGGAGCATTGGCAGCACAATCATTGGGTGAACCAGCCACTCAAATGACATTGAACACATTTCATTATGCTGGTGTATCGGCAAAAAATGTTACATTGGGTGTACCACGTTTAAAAGAAATTATCAACATAtcgaaaaaaccaaaaacaccATCATTAACAGTGTTTTTGACCGGAGCTGCTGCACGTGATGCTGAAAAAGCCAAAGATGTTTTATGTCGTTTGGAACATACAACCCTGAGAAAAGTGACAGCTAACACGGCAATTTTTTATGATCCAGATCCATTGAATACCGTGATACACGAAGATCAAGAATTTGTAAATGTTTATTATGAGATGCCCGATTTTGATACATCACGTATATCACCATGGTTGTTGCGTATTGAATTAGACCGTAAACGTATGACGGATAAAAAATTAACGATGGAACAAATTgctgaaaaaattaatgctGGTTTTGGTGAAGATTTAAATTgcatattcaatgatgataatgcagAGAAATTAGTGCTGCGCATACGTATAATGAATCCGGAGGAAAAATCATCAGccgaagaagaagaacaaattgataaaatggaAGATGATGTTTTCTTGCGTtgtattgaatcatcattattaagtGATATCACATTACAAGGTATTGAATCGATAGCTAAAGTTTATATGCATCTACCTACGACggataataaaaaacgtatcatcatcaccgaaaCTGGTGATTACAAATCGATTGCCGAGTGGCTATTGGAAACGGATGGTACAAGTTTAATGCGAGTCCTATCGGAACGTGATGTTGATCCAACACGTACTTATTCGAATGATATCTGTGAAATATTCTCAACATTGGGTATTGAAGCTGTACGAAAAGCAgtggaaaaagaaatgaatcatGTTATTTCCTTCGATGGTTCATATGTAAATTATCGTCATTTAGCATTGCTTTGTGATGTTATGACTGCTAAAGGACATTTGATGGCCATCACTCGTCATGGTATTAATCGTCAAGATGTTGGTGCATTGATGCGTTGTTCATTCGAGGAAACCGTCGATGTATTGATTGATGCTGCAATGCATGCTGagattgattatttgaaaGGTGTTTCCGAAAACATTATCGTTGGTCAATTGGCTAGAATCGGTACTGGCTCATTTGGTTTATTATTGGATCCAGAAAAATGTAAACTTGGTATTGAAATACCTACGAATCTACATGGACTTG GAACTGGTTTATTCTATGGTATGGATTCACCATCAATGACTGGATCGGGAATGTCTCCACAGATGACACCATATGGTGTTTCAACACCTGCTTATGCATTACCATGGGCTTCAGGTGGAagtggtgttggtgttggtCTTGGTATGACACCGGCAGCAGCTGGATTCTCACCATCAGCTGCGTCTGATGCAGGATTTTCACCTGGATATTCGCCAAGTTGGTCACCAAGTGGCCTTGGCAGTCCAGGATCCCCATCTAGTCCATATCTTCCATCCCCAAGTGGTCCATTATCGCCATCATATTCACCTGCATCTCCTAATTATATGCCAATGTCACCGCATATCGGGGTAGCAAGCCCATCATATTCTCCAACCTCACCATCTTATTCGCCAACCTCACCATCGTATTCGCCAACTTCGCCATCGTATTCTCCAACCTCACCATCGTATTCGCCAACTTCGCCATCGTATTCTCCAACCTCACCTAATTATTCACCATCGTCTCCATCCTATAGTCCAACTTCACCATCGTATTCTCCGACCTCACCATCGTATAGCCCCACATCGCCATCGTATTCTCCAACATCACCATCGTATTCGCCAACTTCGCCATCATATTCTCCAACCTCACCATCGTATTCACCATCGCCATCATATTCGCCAACTTCCCCATCGTATTCTCCAACATCACCCTCGTATTCGCCAACTTCCCCATCGTATTCTCCAACATCACCGTCATATTCGCCATCTTCTCCAAATTATTCACCATCTTCTCCATCTTACAGCCCATCGTATACATCACCGTATGCTCCATCATCGCCAAAATATTCACCTGGTGCTGCTTCGAGCTATTCGCCATCGTCCCCTTCATATCAGCCATCATTTTCACCGagatattcatcattgtctcCCAAATATTCTCCTTCATCGCCATCGTATGCTCCATCATCGCCACAGTCATATTCACCTGGTGCAAGCAGTGGATATTCGCCATCTTCACCACCGTATGGGCGTTCCGGTCCAGATAGTGGAATTGTAGGTGGTGGCACAGGTTCATCATCTGTTTATTCACCAGCATCGCCTACTTATTCAGGTGTTGGTAGTAATGGACGTCCTATTGGATCTGTTGGTGCTGCTGGTACCAGTACAGGATATTCACCAACTAGTCCAACAAGAAATTATTCTCCTACATCACCAACATACTCTCCACATGAATCCAGTTATTCACCCACCTCACCTACATCATATTCACCAACATCGCCGTCAACTTATTCGCCGACATCACCAAATTAtgacgaatga
- the LOC124497689 gene encoding uncharacterized protein LOC124497689 yields MSSASTTNQQVRKPLVDRFSYLLRKCSSSTSTTTKAFPIINRRTLIGSGIAANLRIRDPANVDMIQAEIYQFHDPNTGEKSNELKPISMTKPTFVNDQEIFGDTLLKHMDRITFGTTTTTATEMKRHDFIFEIHKIQHSTTSTSTPRTTATMKSPSSSSSTSLISLNKSLTRNGTKSKMIQKQQQQKLELRVETLRKNHLVATTSLKASEIVNMKQQQQQQQHRPKQLSLNENLTTNSSNQQVTNNAMNNDDKWQYHDDQQVQEQQQQSSLMMDQSSKTMLSSFNERFYSESMPSIFVMATPSSIISTPFSQHNKRKWSTTTTTTAGHFDIDPSDDNETPKKSDQCNNNRLLPMSLLTLNLNLTPTTIDHERKTNLTTFKQQQQQQRIRIMDQTGVLGLGQKQREIVVKAHETNDGIFEIQINDVIDERITKPSFPSTSTIDNKQQHEQDNSNNDIINNDDDEEDPKTIKTLETKSIESLIKNECQSPIITAENCHRRRSSNSFQLQIEPIEEIDTQPSTNDDDDEQQQQTSESIDLYENEEEKEVDDEEDDQKLEPRIEIVQDSQNSFDSETEEEDEEQQVVEEFYRKRSKSLDLITTTTTTNMYNELVSFHQHQNNDKLNVMMSTKSCSSLSSSSLYSSSITTTTTTSFHSSILPSSSDTNDDDDVDNDNDLLTCLQSKNLNRTTTTPPLSTSINNYDRLSHNDDDDNDSNDHDHYAEEKNNNRLLLSFDSNRLLQLNDNDDCSPKQKQHFSIYTGLIRQLFQPKTPVADYVTYVDQLVEMFDISNECEQQQSPQQLLQQHPDYECTSDDDNADTDGDDYHKDNGTGGNNRDKKVKVSAAKKKIIKKRKNNIGEEKQPQEKTIQKYNLRKRVVNTKIFDSKLASQIKSLSLLVKTTLETSSPAKKESSSQAKDVEIVKIMNKRKKQTKKMKMKKRKIKAPKRNRMIEENSESSSSSESLSNASIKKQQLPTTISITSSIIKKGRNSDNNQKNSRYSLSSSSSSSSSSTSTTAAIIRSVNKINKMMMMKQKKVTNKKKPITEKSVAKKMKKKMKNKIIVEPQQGDEEEISKKLMINNKKKKKVNNRKILNNNNNNNRPNDVVKTSSSSASA; encoded by the exons ATGTCATCagcttcaacaacaaatcaacagGTGCGCAAACCACTTGTGGATCGGTTTTCGTATCTATTACggaaatgttcatcatcaacatcaacaacaacaaaagcttTTCCGATTATTAATCGTAGAACATTAATTGGTTCTGGCATTGCAGCAAATCTACGTATTCGTGATCCAGCAAATGTTGATATGATTCAAGCagaaatttatcaatttcatgATCCAAATACTggtgaaaaatcaaatgaattgaaaccaATTAGCATGACGAAACCGACATTTGTGAATGATCAGGAAATATTTGGTGATACTTTGTTGAAACATATGGATCGAATTACATTtggaaccaccaccaccacagcAACAGAGATGAAAAGACAcgattttatatttgaaatacataaaattcaacattcaacaacatcaacatcaacaccaagaacaacagcaacaatgaaatcaccatcatcatcatcatcaacgtcgTTGATATCGTTGAACAAAAGTTTGACAagaaatggaacaaaatccaaaatgatccaaaaacaacaacaacaaaagcttGAATTACGTGTTGAAACATtacgaaaaaatcatttggtGGCTACAACATCGTTGAAAGCCTCAGAAATCGTCaatatgaaacaacaacaacaacaacaacaacataggCCAAAACAGttatcattaaatgaaaatttaacaaCAAATAGCAGTAATCAACAAGTGACAAATAATGctatgaataatgatgataaatggcAATATCATGACGATCAACAAGTTCaagaacagcaacaacaatcatcattgatgatggatcaatcatcgaaaacaatgttgtcatcattcaatgaacgATTCTATTCAGAATCAATGCCATCAATATTTGTAATGGcaacaccatcatcgataatatcAACACCATTTTCACAGcataacaaaagaaaatggtctactactactactactactgctggACATTTCGATATCGATCccagtgatgataatgaaacacCAAAGAAATCTGATCAATGCAACAATAATAGATTATTACCAATGTCATTGTtaacattgaatttaaatttaacaccaacaacaattgatcaCGAACGAAAAACGAATTTAACgacattcaaacaacaacaacaacagcaacgaatTCGAATAATGGATCAAACAGGCGTTTTAGGTTTGGGACAAAAACAACGTGAAATTGTTGTAAAa GCACATGAAACtaatgatggaatttttgaaattcagaTCAATGATGTTATTGATGAACGGATAACAAAGCCATCAtttccatcaacatcaacgattgataataaacaacaacacgaACAGGACAATAGTAACAAtgatattatcaacaacgacgatgatgaagaagatccAAAGACAATCAAGACATTAGAAAcgaaatcaatcgaatcgtTGATCAAGAATGAATGTCAGTCGCCTATTATAACAGCAGAAAATTGTCATCGCCGTCGCAGTAGTAATAGTTTTCAATTACAAATCGAACCAATTGAAGAAATTGATACACAACCATcgacgaatgatgatgatgatgagcagcaacaacaaacatctgaatcgattgatttgtatgaaaatgaagaagaaaaagaagttgatgatgaagaggaTGACCAAAAATTAGAACcaagaattgaaattgttcaagattcacaaaattcatttgattctgaaactgaagaagaagatgaagaGCAACAAGTAGTAGAAGAATTTTATAGAAAACGTTCGAAAAGTCTTGatttgataacaacaacaacaacaacaaacatgtATAATGAACTTGTctcatttcatcaacatcaaaataatgacaaattAAATGTTATGATGAGTACTAAATCATGTTCCTCGTTGTCCTCTTCATCGTTATATTCCTCttccatcaccaccaccaccaccacctcttttcattcatcaatattgccTTCCTCATCCgatactaatgatgatgatgatgttgataatgataatgatctaTTAACGTGTctacaatcaaaaaatttaaatcgaacaacaacaacgccaccattatcaacatcaataaataattatgatCGATTGtcacataatgatgacgatgacaatgatagcaatgatcatgatcattatgctgaggagaaaaacaataatcgattattattatcgttcgATTCGAATCGACTGTTACagttgaatgataatgatgattgtagtCCCAAACAGAAGCaacatttttccatttacaCTGGATTAATACGACAATTGTTTCAGCCAAAAACACCTGTAGCTGATTATGTCACCTATGTGGATCAATTAGTTGAAATGTTCGATATTAGTAATGaatgtgaacaacaacaatcaccacAGCAACTGCTGCAACAACATCCGGATTACGAATGCACtagcgatgatgataatgcagatactgatggtgatgattatcacAAAGATAATGGTACTGGTGGTAATAATCGTGATAAAAAAGTAAAAGTCTCAGCagctaaaaaaaagattattaaAAAACGTAAGAATAATATTggagaagaaaaacaaccGCAAGAAAAAACGATTCAAAAATATAATCTTCGAAAACGTGTTGTTAATACGAAAATATTCGATTCAAAACTAGCTAgtcaaatcaaatctttaTCTTTATTAGTTAAAACTACATTggaaacatcatcaccagcaaaaaaagaatcatctAGTCAGGCTAAAGATGTTGAAATAGtgaaaattatgaataaacgaaaaaaacaaacgaaaaaaatgaaaatgaaaaaaagaaaaataaaagctCCGAAACgaaatcgaatgattgaagaaaacagtgaatcatcatcatcgtcggaATCGTTATCAAATGCAAgtatcaaaaaacaacaacttcCAACGACTATTTCCATCACCTCATCGATTATTAAAAAAGGTCGAAatagtgataataatcaaaaaaacagccgttattcattatcatcatcatcatcatcatcatcatcatcaacatctacaacagcagcaataaTAAGGTCagttaataaaataaacaaaatgatgatgatgaaacagaaaaaagtaacaaataaaaaaaagccaataacagaaaaaagtgtggctaaaaaaatgaaaaaaaagatgaagaacAAGATAATCGTCGAGCCGCAACAAGGAGACGAAGAAGAAATTagcaaaaaattaatgattaacaacaagaagaaaaagaaagtgaATAACAGGAAAATcctcaacaataataataataataataggcCAAACGACGTGgtaaaaacatcatcatcatcagcatcagcaTAA